From a single Sorghum bicolor cultivar BTx623 chromosome 5, Sorghum_bicolor_NCBIv3, whole genome shotgun sequence genomic region:
- the LOC8064817 gene encoding chalcone synthase 1, producing MAGATVTVEEVRKAQRATGPATVLAIGTATPANCVHQADYPDYYFRITKSEHMTELKEKFKRMCDKSQIRKRYMHLTEEYLAENPNMCAYMAPSLDARQDIVVVEVPKLGKAAAQKAIKEWGQPKSKITHLVFCTTSGVDMPGADYQLTKMLGLRPSVNRLMMYQQGCFAGGTVLRVAKDLAENNRGARVLVVCSEITAVTFRGPSESHLDSMVGQALFGDGAAAVIVGADPDERVERPLFQLVSASQRILPDSEGAIDGHLREVGLTFHLLKDVPGLISKNIERALEEAFKPLGITDYNSIFWVAHPGGPAILDQVEAKVGLEKERMRATRHVLSEYGNMSSACVLFILDEMRKRSAEDGQTTTGEGFDWGVLFGFGPGLTVETVVLHSVPITTGAAITA from the exons ATGGCTGGCGCGACTGTGACAGTGGAGGAGGTGAGGAAGGCACAGCGCGCGACGGGCCCGGCAACGGTGCTGGCGATTGGGACGGCGACGCCGGCCAACTGTGTGCACCAGGCGGACTACCCGGACTACTACTTCCGGATCACAAAGAGCGAGCACATGACCGAACTCAAGGAGAAGTTCAAGAGGATGT GTGACAAGTCGCAGATCCGGAAGCGGTACATGCACCTGACGGAGGAGTACCTGGCGGAGAACCCCAACATGTGTGCGTACATGGCGCCGTCGCTGGACGCCCGCCAGGACATCGTGGTGGTTGAGGTCCCCAAGCTAGGCAAGGCTGCGGCGCAGAAGGCGATCAAGGAGTGGGGGCAGCCGAAATCCAAGATCACCCACCTCGTCTTCTGCACCACCTCCGGCGTCGACATGCCGGGCGCGGACTACCAGCTCACCAAGATGCTGGGCCTCAGGCCCTCCGTCAACCGCCTGATGATGTACCAGCAGGGGTGCTTCGCAGGTGGCACGGTGCTGCGCGTGGCCAAGGACCTCGCCGAGAACAACCGCGGGGCACGCGTCCTGGTGGTGTGCTCCGAGATCACCGCCGTAACGTTTCGGGGACCCTCCGAGTCCCACCTCGATTCCATGGTCGGCCAGGCGCTGTTCGGCGATGGCGCGGCGGCAGTTATTGTGGGAGCTGACCCTGACGAGCGCGTGGAGCGCCCGTTGTTCCAGCTCGTGTCGGCATCACAGAGAATCCTGCCGGACTCCGAGGGCGCCATCGACGGCCACCTCCGCGAGGTCGGGCTCACGTTTCACCTGCTCAAGGACGTGCCCGGGCTCATCTCCAAGAACATCGAGCGCGCGCTGGAGGAGGCATTCAAGCCACTGGGGATAACTGACTACAACTCCATCTTCTGGGTGGCGCACCCCGGTGGGCCGGCGATCCTGGACCAGGTGGAGGCCAAGGTCGGGCTAGAGAAAGAGCGGATGCGCGCCACGCGTCATGTCTTGTCTGAGTACGGCAACATGTCTAGCGCCTGTGTGCTCTTCATCCTCGATGAGATGCGCAAGCGCTCCGCCGAGGATGGCCAAACCACCACGGGCGAAGGCTTTGATTGGGGCGTACTCTTTGGCTTCGGTCCCGGGCTCACCGTTGAAACCGTCGTGCTCCACAGCGTCCCCATCACCACTGGCGCGGCAATCACGGCATGA
- the LOC8064818 gene encoding chalcone synthase 3 → MAAATVTVEEVRKAQRATGPATVLAIGTATPANCVHQADYPDYYFRITKSEHMTDLKEKFKRMCDKSQIRKRYMHLTEEYLAENPNMCAYMAPSLDARQDIVVVEVPKLGKAAAQKAIKEWGQPKSKITHLVFCTTSGVDMPGADYQLTKMLGLRPSVNRLMMYQQGCFAGGTVLRVAKDLAENNRGARVLVVCSEITAVTFRGPSESHLDSMVGQALFGDGAAAVIVGADPDERVERPLFQLVSASQTILPDSEGAIDGHLREVGLTFHLLKDVPGLISKNIERSLEEAFKPLGITDYNSIFWVAHPGGPAILDQVEAKVGLEKERLRATRHVLSEYGNMSSACVLFILDEMRKRSAEDGQATTGEGFDWGVLFGFGPGLTVETVVLHSVPITTGAAITA, encoded by the exons ATGGCCGCCGCGACTGTGACCGTGGAGGAGGTGAGGAAGGCGCAGCGCGCGACGGGCCCGGCCACCGTGCTGGCGATCGGGACGGCGACGCCGGCCAACTGCGTGCACCAGGCCGACTACCCGGACTACTACTTCCGGATCACAAAGAGCGAGCACATGACCGACCTCAAGGAGAAGTTCAAGAGGATGT GCGACAAGTCGCAGATCCGAAAGCGGTACATGCACCTGACGGAGGAGTACCTGGCGGAGAACCCTAACATGTGTGCGTACATGGCGCCGTCGCTGGACGCCCGCCAGGACATCGTGGTGGTGGAGGTCCCCAAGCTGGGCAAGGCCGCGGCGCAGAAGGCGATCAAGGAGTGGGGGCAGCCGAAATCCAAGATCACCCATCTCGTCTTCTGCACCACCTCCGGCGTCGACATGCCCGGCGCCGACTACCAGCTCACCAAGATGCTCGGCCTGCGGCCCTCGGTGAACCGTCTGATGATGTACCAGCAGGGGTGCTTCGCGGGCGGCACGGTGCTGCGCGTGGCCAAGGACCTCGCCGAGAACAACCGCGGGGCGCGCGTCCTGGTGGTGTGCTCCGAGATCACCGCGGTCACGTTCCGGGGACCCTCCGAGTCCCACCTTGACTCCATGGTTGGCCAAGCGCTGTTCGGCGACGGCGCTGCGGCGGTTATTGTGGGAGCTGACCCTGACGAGCGCGTGGAGCGCCCGCTGTTCCAGCTCGTGTCGGCGTCGCAGACAATCCTGCCGGACTCCGAGGGCGCCATCGACGGCCACCTCCGCGAGGTCGGGCTCACGTTCCACCTGCTCAAGGACGTGCCCGGGCTCATCTCCAAGAACATAGAGCGCTCGCTGGAGGAGGCGTTCAAGCCGCTGGGGATCACCGACTACAACTCCATCTTCTGGGTGGCGCACCCTGGCGGGCCAGCGATTCTGGACCAGGTGGAGGCCAAGGTCGGGCTGGAGAAGGAGCGGCTGCGTGCCACGCGCCATGTCCTATCTGAGTACGGCAACATGTCCAGCGCGTGCGTGCTCTTCATCCTCGACGAGATGCGCAAGCGCTCCGCCGAAGACGGCCAGGCCACCACCGGTGAAGGCTTCGACTGGGGCGTGCTCTTCGGCTTCGGCCCCGGGCTCACCGTCGAGACCGTCGTGCTCCACAGCGTTCCCATCACCACCGGAGCGGCCATCACCGCCTGA
- the LOC8064816 gene encoding chalcone synthase 2: MAGATVTVEEVRKAQRATGPATVLAIGTATPANCVHQADYPDYYFRITKSEHMTELKEKFKRMCDKSQIRKRYMHLTEEYLAENPNMCAYMAPSLDARQDIVVVEVPKLGKAAAQKAIKEWGQPKSKITHLVFCTTSGVDMPGADYQLTKMLGLRPSVNRLMMYQQGCFAGGTVLRVAKDLAENNRGARVLVVCSEITAVTFRGPSESHLDSMVGQALFGDGAAAVIVGADPDERVERPLFQLVSASQTILPDSEGAIDGHLREVGLTFHLLKDVPGLISKNIERSLEEAFKPLGITDYNSIFWVAHPGGPAILDQVEAKVGLEKERMRATRHVLSEYGNMSSACVLFILDEMRKRSAEDGRATTGEGFDWGVLFGFGPGLTVETVVLHSVPITTGAAITA; the protein is encoded by the exons ATGGCCGGCGCGACTGTGACCGTGGAGGAGGTGAGGAAGGCGCAGCGCGCGACGGGGCCGGCCACCGTGCTGGCGATCGGGACGGCGACGCCGGCCAACTGCGTGCACCAGGCCGACTACCCGGACTACTACTTCCGGATCACAAAGAGCGAGCACATGACCGAACTCAAGGAGAAGTTCAAGAGGATGT GCGACAAGTCGCAGATCCGGAAGCGGTACATGCACCTGACGGAGGAGTACCTAGCGGAGAACCCCAACATGTGCGCGTACATGGCGCCGTCGCTGGACGCCCGCCAGGACATCGTGGTGGTGGAGGTCCCCAAGCTGGGCAAGGCCGCAGCGCAGAAGGCGATCAAGGAGTGGGGGCAGCCGAAATCCAAGATCACCCACCTCGTCTTCTGCACCACCTCCGGCGTCGACATGCCGGGCGCCGACTACCAGCTCACCAAGATGCTGGGCCTGAGGCCCTCGGTGAACCGCCTGATGATGTACCAGCAGGGGTGCTTCGCGGGCGGCACGGTGCTGCGCGTGGCTAAGGACCTCGCCGAGAACAACCGTGGGGCGCGCGTCCTGGTGGTGTGCTCCGAGATCACCGCCGTCACGTTCCGTGGACCCTCCGAGTCCCACCTCGACTCCATGGTCGGGCAGGCGCTGTTCGGCGACGGTGCCGCGGCGGTTATTGTCGGTGCTGACCCCGACGAGCGTGTGGAACGCCCGCTGTTCCAACTCGTCTCGGCATCACAGACCATCCTCCCAGACTCCGAGGGCGCCATCGACGGCCACCTCCGCGAGGTCGGGCTCACGTTCCATCTGCTCAAGGACGTGCCCGGGCTCATCTCCAAGAACATAGAGCGCTCACTGGAGGAGGCATTCAAGCCGCTGGGGATCACCGACTACAACTCTATCTTCTGGGTGGCGCACCCCGGTGGGCCGGCGATCCTGGACCAGGTGGAGGCCAAGGTCGGGCTGGAGAAGGAGCGAATGCGCGCTACGCGACATGTTCTCTCTGAGTACGGCAACATGTCCAGCGCCTGCGTCCTCTTCATCCTCGACGAGATGCGTAAGCGCTCCGCCGAGGATGGCCGGGCCACCACCGGCGAAGGCTTCGACTGGGGCgtcctctttggctttggccccGGGCTCACCGTCGAGACCGTCGTGCTCCACAGTGTTCCCATCACCACCGGAGCGGCCATCACCGCCTGA